A window of Puniceicoccus vermicola genomic DNA:
CGACCTGCCAGGTTAGCCCACCCGTAGTGGTTGTCTTGCCATCGAGAAAATCACTGCCGGATCCATCGAAGTCTTCCGACACCAGAAGCTGGGCATGAGCCGTCACACTTGCGGACGCCAAGCCGATGAAGGTGAGGGTAACGAGAGCGAGCGACGAACCGAAAGTGGAGGATAGATTTGCTTGGGAGGGGCTTTTCATGAAAACGATGTTGGTAAGGAAATCTTTGTTTGGCAATAAATATTCTCGATTATTTTACTCTCACTTGGTTCCGGGATTCGAACCGTCCCGGGGAGGGGATGTCGGAGCCGTTTGGATAAAAAGGGGACAGGAACGCTGGGAACGTTTGACCTATGCCATGGGCCCGTTCGAAGTCACCGATTATATATTGAAGGGTGCAACTTAACCCACAGAGTCATCGGTAAAGCTGAGATTCGCCCGTAGCCGAAGCGGCCAACGCTTTGGATCGTTCGCAGCCATCGGTTTCCATCGTCCGAAATCTTGCGATTTTAGCTACATTCACCAGTAGAAATAGTCTCGCCGGATAATGGAATAAAAAGGAATAAAAATTGACAGGGTTCCCCTTGCGTCAGAAGGTGACACTTCAATGAAATTGAGCCTTCTCTCCCGTCGTCGCTATTATTCCGACTCTTTACAAGTGATTGTCCCGTCAGTGCACAAAGCTTATTAGATGAGAACCGAATTCAATCTTATTCTCGATACTGAAGAAAACGGACTGCACATTGTTATCGAAAAGGGCCCGGATCACGCTGCGCGCTTGCTTCATTTTTCATCGCTGCCCTTCGAAGCGAATACGGTTTCTGACGATGAGCGCTTACGCCGTCGTTACACTTTGGTGGAAGTGCATTGCACTGGCGAAAACCAACATGATCATCACGGGGGAAAGCATACGGGCTCCAATTGCGGCGGCAACCTCCCGCGCTTTGTGGCCTTGCGTGACTCGGGTAACGCGCAGGGGCGTAAGTTGGAGATTGAGCAAGTGTCCGACCGCTTGTTGATTGTCAGTCACATCCAGTTCTTTGATGGGATCCCGGTAGCCCGCTGTTGGACGGAGTTAACGAACACCGCCGACGTATCAGTGGGGATCGAGTATGTGGCCTCTTTTGCACTCGTCGGCATCACAAAGGAGCAAGGCGCCGAGGTGATGGAAGACGCTTTTCTACACGTGGCGCACAATTCATGGAAATCCGAATTTCAGTGGCGCCGTAATTCCTTGGCGGAGCTTGGGCTTACTCCAATGAGCGAGCCGGGCTTTTCCTTGAAGTCCCTTGCGTTTAGCAACACCGGCACTTGGGCGGCCAAAGAATTTTTACCCATGGGGATTTTCGAGACGCCTCGGCGCTGCCATTTTCTTTTTTGGCAGATCGAGAGTCACGCTTCCTGGCACTGGGAGGTCGGAGATATCTCCAAGCAACTGTATCTCCATTTAAGCGGCCCGACCGAGCGTGAAAATCAATGGTGGAAAAACCTTCAGCCGGGCGAGTCTTTCGCATCGATCCCTGTGGCTGTCGGAGCCTGTACGGGCAAAATCGACGCGGCATTCAACCATTTGAATACCTATCGCCGCACTCTGCGGAGGGATCATTTCGATAACCACAAACTGCCGGTCGTTTTTAATGACTACATGAATTGCCTGAGGGGCGATCCGACGACGGAAAAGCTCTTGCCGCTGATCGACAAAGCGGCCGCGGCCGGCGCGGAGTATTTCGTGATCGATGCGGGTTGGTATCACGACGGCCCTTGGTGGTCGGGTGTCGGCGAGTGGTTGCCGGCTAAAAAACGCTTTCCCGGGGGAATCGAAGAACCCCTGGACTATATTCGCGAGAAAGGGATGGAGCCGGGGCTCTGGCTCGAAATCGAGCGCGTCGGGATTAACTGTCGTTTAGCGACCGAGTGGCCGGACGAATGCTTCTTCGTGCGCCATGGCCTCCGAGTGGTGGACCACGATTCGCTGCAGCTGGATTTTCGCCACCCCAAGGTGCGGGCGCATGCTGATGAAGTCGTGCGTCGAGTCGTCGAGCAGTATGGATGCAAGTTCATCAAAATGGACTACAATATCGAGATCGGTCCAGGAACCGAAGTCGATGCGGATAGCTTTGGAGACGGCCTCGTCGGCCATCAACGAGCTTACAGAGCGTGGTTAACTTCGATCTTCGAACGGTATCCGGATCTCGTGATCGAGAACTGTAGTTCCGGAGCCATGCGTATGACCTATGGCTTGATGGATCTGCACACCACTTCGTCAACCACCGACAGTGAGGATTATCTGATGAATGCGCGCATTTCCATCAATAGTGGGACTGCGGTCTGTCCCGAGCAGGCCGGTGTCTGGGCCTATCCCCTGATGGATGCCACCGAGGAATCGGTGATTATGAACATGGTTAGTGCCATGAGTTGGCGCATCTATTTGAGCGGTCAAATGCAATCGATGCAAGGTGTGCGGCTTTGTCTGATTCGCGAGGCAGTGGAGTGTTACAAATCTTACCGTGAGCGCATTCCGGAAGCTGAACTCATCTGGCCGCTGGGTCTTCCCCGGCACAATAGCGGTTGGGGAGCCTTCGGCTTACGTTGGGGTGATGAAATCTTACTCTCCGTTTGGCGATTTGAAGGAGAGGACGCGACGGTTGACCTCCTGCTTAACTATGATGGCTTTGGATCCAGGCCACTATGCGCAGACTGCGTTTATCCGAAAGAACGACCGGTCCCGACGAATTGGGCTCCCGCAACCTCCATATTCTCGGTAACGCTGCCTGAAAAAAAGATGGCTCGGATCTATCGCTTAAAATGCCAGATCGCAAGTTGACGCGCGGGTGTCGGTTTCGCCTCGGGATCAGTTTGTAGGGAAATCTTGCCCTAAATAGAATAAAAAGGAATAAAAATTGACAGGGTTCCCCTTTGCGTCAGAAGGTGACTCTCCAATGAAATTGAGAAATCTCCCCAATTGTCGCCTTCAACCCTTATTTACTCTCTGCATGCTTGGATTGTTTGCTTCCTGCAGTAAGGAGATGGCATCCGAGGATAATGCCACGTCGCCGACTTCCACGGGGAATTCCATTTCGATCTGACCAACGACGGGGCCAAAGCGGGGGACTCCTGGACCATGGTGTACATCGACAGCATCGGCACCGTGACCTTCGGCGAAGCCTTTTCCGTAGACGGGTTCACTCAAAACGGCACGGTCTGGACCCGGGACGGATACACGTTTGACGAAAGTACTGGGATTCTTTCGGTGAGCCGCTAATGGTTCGTCCAAGAATTTTTTTCAAGAAATAGGCAACGGACTAGATTGGAAACTGGAAAATCGTTTTTTTCGGAATGCTAGAATATTATATTTCGCCTGACGGCAATGATCAGAACCCGGGAACCCAAGCCGCGCCCTGGAAAACGCTGACCAAGGCTCGTGACCAAGTCAGATCGGTTGTTGGCAGCTTTGAATCCGGACGAACAAAAAATATCACGGTGCACCTTGCGCCCGGCATTCATCGTCTGTCGGAAACATTGATACTGGGGCCCGAAGATGGGGGTGACGGAACCTTTGCCATTACCTAGAAGGGTTGTGGAGCCGACCGGACGCAGGTAAGCTCCGGCCATATCCTGAAGGGTTGGCAACGCATCGCGCAAGAGCTGCCGGACCTGCCCGATGCTCTTCAGGGAAAGGTTTGGTTTGTCGATTTACCCGAGGGGATGAAGGTCAATGCGCTTTATGGGAGGCAGGGGCCACTACCTCGGGCCCGGGGTGAGGCACTTAAACCCAATCGTCTTCCTATTGATGAAGAGACCCTGGCACAGTACGGACCGGATGGGCCCAACGCCATTCGCCCTCGGATGTATCATGAGGGGACGACCTTATTTCATGATCGTTTTGGCTTTTCGAAAGGTGCGATCACGCCCGCTGCGGATCTGGACGAGGCGGAGTTTCTCATCATTCCAATGCATCAATGGACCATGAACATCCTGCCCATGGAGAGGATCGACTTCGACAAGCAGATTGTCCACCTCGGAGTGCCCTGCACCTATCCCATCGGCGTTCCGCACTGCGCGCCCGAGGGCTCCATATGGTTGGAGAACAGCTTGAGCGTGATGCAACCCGGCAGTTGGGTCTATCACGAAAAGCGAGGCCGTCTCTATTACTGCCCGGATGACGATGAACCCGGGGCGGACCTGGAAGCGGCGTGTTTGACCGAGTTTATCCGCATCGAGGGTGTCCATGAATTGGACGGCGAGCAACATCCGGTCAAGGGCGTTCACTTCAGGAACCTGGCCTTCACCCGCAGTAACCGGTTTGCCTTTCACGGCCTTACCGGCAAAGGGATTCAGCATGATTGGGAGATGCACGACGCGCCGTCCAGCATGGTCCGTCTTCGCCATGCCCAGAACTGCTCCGTCACTGATTGCCATTTTCACCAGGGCGCGTCCGGTGGACTGCGCATGGATTTGGCCTGCCGGGGCAACCGGGTGGAGCGCTGCGAGTTTGACCACCTCGGTGGGTGCGGTGTTGTCCTCTGCGGCTATGGACTGAGCCATCACTATCTCAATCGTGAGAACCATGTGGTTGACAGTCACTTTCACCATCTGGGTGAAGCTTACTGGCACTGCTCCGCCATCTTCATCTGGCAGAGCGGCGACAACCATATCGCCCGTAACTACGTGCACGACCTGCCCTACACCGGCATTATCTGTTCCGGGCGGACCGTCTATGACCGCGCGGGAAAAGGAGAATGCAGCGCGACCATTCATTGGGACGATGTGGAGCGCCAGTGCGGCAAGGGGTATGTGAACAATGCCTGGTACCATTCGGGTCTGACGAACTGGTGGATGCGCGAGCCTCTCATGCACTCACGGGAGAACCTGATCGAGTACAACAACATCCACGACGTCATGCAGATCATGGGTGACGGCAACGGCATTTATGTGTCCGGAGCCGGAGGCGGCAATGTGGTGCGATTCAACGTCGTCGGGCCCTGCCCATCACCGACCATGGCCGAAGGCATCCGCTGCGACGACGATCAGCATCAGACCATCCTCCACGGCAACCTCATCTTCTCCCTGCATGGCTACGCAACCGGCATCGCCCTCAAGGGTGTTAACCGCGTGACCAACAACATCCTCGCCCTGCCCCTCAAAGCTCCTGTCCGCGGCCTGCTGTCACTCGAAACAGGCCCGCTCAATGGGTCGGTCATTCGTCGCAACATTCTGCTCACTGTCATGCCGGACCACAGGTTCGTGGGCGAAATCCGTATCCATGGTCAGGGCCGCAAGGCGCGCCTTTGCGACACTGACAGCGACGAGAATATTTATTGGTGCTCAGGCACCCCTGAAGCCAGTCAGTCCTGGCTGGATGGACTCCAATCCTACGGGGTGGATCTGCACAGCCGAAGTTGTGATCCCGGATTCATGGACGCCGAAAACGGCGATTTCTCCCTCAAAAACAATGCTGAAGCCCTGGAACTGGGTTTCCAAGCCCTGCCACTGGAAAAGATGTTTGCTTCACAAACCCAAGCCCCCCGCTTCGCATTTCGGCCTGACACATAACGTTCACCACACAGGCAGTTCCAACGGCCATGCATGGCTAAGAGAGACGAAGCCGAGGTCTTCAATTAAACGATCATGAACCACCTGCTAGGTGTCATGGCAGAATAAATGGGAATAAAAATTGACAGGGTCCCCTTTGCGTCAGAAGGTGACGCTTCAATGAAATTGAGAAATCTCCCCAATTGTCGCCTCCAATCTGTATTTTCCCTCTGCGCGCTGGGTGCGCTTATCAGTTTTGCTTCCTGCAGTAAGCAGATGGCATCCGGGGAGAAAGCCATGTCGCCGGCATCGGAGAAAAAGGAAGCCGCGCCGGCGCCCTCGGTGCAGAAGGAGCCCGCGGAAGTTTTTGTTTTGGAAGATCTTCTCAACCGGTCTTGGACCAATGAACTGGTGACGTTCCCGGTTTCGGAGGAGCAAATCGCCGCGCTTCAGTCCGGGAAAGCCCTGATCGGGCCGGACGGCAAGAGTCACCCTTATCAAATCGATGGAGATTCGTTGGCCTTTGCTGTGAACCTTTCACCGTATGAGCGTAAGGAATTTCGAATCGCCGACGGCGCGAAGGCTGCGGAAACGGATCTGAAGGTCACGGAAACCGATGCCGTGATTGAGCTCAACAATGGCAGGACCGGTGTGCGGATCAACAAGAGATTGGAGGAAGCGATGGGTCCGATCGCGGGGATCATGCTGAGTGACGGAACTTGGACGAGCGGTTCGCGGTTGAACCTGACTCCTGCGGAGTATCGGTACGAGATTTCGGTTGCGGCAAGTGGACCGGTCTTCAGTGAGGTGGAGGTTCGACTGACCCGCGGAGAGGGGGACGAGGAAACGTGGAGCTTAACATTCCGGCTGCAGGCGGGCGAGCCGGTGGTGTTGGTCGATGAGGTGACCACACTTGGCGAGGGAGAAAACTGGGAAGTAGAGCTTGCGGGCGAGGGCTTTGCGCCGAACCACATCTTGCATCGTGCCGGGTGGATGGCGAAGGCGCCATTCTCACGTGGTTTTGTCTATGCCACGGAGATCGAGCCGAACCAGAATAACGTGTTTTATCAAATCCAGCCCTGGGTTCAGTGGTGGCGCAACTTTAACGCCAAGTGGGTCGGGCTGTACGACGACCAGGATTCCGCGCTCTTGTTTCTGGCGGCACGCGACGCAGAGGTCTGGGCCGAAGTCCGGGAGGGGTCGACCAATCGGCTGATCTTGGGTTCCGGCGCGAAACCGTTCACGCTATTCGAAGTGGGCGACCGACCGTTTGTGAAACTGCCGCTCGTCGCGTGCCGACGGAATTGGCTGATCGGCTCTGTCGATAAGCAGGAAAGTCTGGCCCAGATCGAGCCAAAGAGTGAAGGAGGGGGGCAGGATCCGTTCCTCATCCCCGTGCCCCAGCAATACGTGATCAAGTATGAGTTTCCGCTGGATGAGGTCAAAGATCTCGTACTCGAGTGGGAGGAAACCGAGGATCATCCCCGGCTGTTGTTGACGAAAAAGCAACTCACGGAACTGCAGGAGAATCCGCCATCCGACAATCTCCAAGGCGCGCCCGCCGCGCTGATCTATGAGGATGAAGCCGCGCAACGGGAATTGGTCGATCAAGTAGTCGAAAGCTCAAACGGACTGTTGGGAGTCTATTTGGAACAAAATAGGGCGACCAACACGACTTCCTTCGGCATGGCGCCGCATCATCATTATGGTCGATTGGCCTCGACTCTCATCGGCGTCGATTCCGCGTTGAGTGTCAACGCCTTGACCGAAGAAGAGAGGAGGCGGTTGCGTGCACAGGCGGCTTTTGTGGGATACACGGTGACACGGGATGACTTCTGGTCGCCGGAACGTGGCTATGCCAACCACCTGAACATGAGTAGCTTTGTAGCGGGCATGCAGGTCTCGGCG
This region includes:
- a CDS encoding glycoside hydrolase family 36 protein; its protein translation is MRTEFNLILDTEENGLHIVIEKGPDHAARLLHFSSLPFEANTVSDDERLRRRYTLVEVHCTGENQHDHHGGKHTGSNCGGNLPRFVALRDSGNAQGRKLEIEQVSDRLLIVSHIQFFDGIPVARCWTELTNTADVSVGIEYVASFALVGITKEQGAEVMEDAFLHVAHNSWKSEFQWRRNSLAELGLTPMSEPGFSLKSLAFSNTGTWAAKEFLPMGIFETPRRCHFLFWQIESHASWHWEVGDISKQLYLHLSGPTERENQWWKNLQPGESFASIPVAVGACTGKIDAAFNHLNTYRRTLRRDHFDNHKLPVVFNDYMNCLRGDPTTEKLLPLIDKAAAAGAEYFVIDAGWYHDGPWWSGVGEWLPAKKRFPGGIEEPLDYIREKGMEPGLWLEIERVGINCRLATEWPDECFFVRHGLRVVDHDSLQLDFRHPKVRAHADEVVRRVVEQYGCKFIKMDYNIEIGPGTEVDADSFGDGLVGHQRAYRAWLTSIFERYPDLVIENCSSGAMRMTYGLMDLHTTSSTTDSEDYLMNARISINSGTAVCPEQAGVWAYPLMDATEESVIMNMVSAMSWRIYLSGQMQSMQGVRLCLIREAVECYKSYRERIPEAELIWPLGLPRHNSGWGAFGLRWGDEILLSVWRFEGEDATVDLLLNYDGFGSRPLCADCVYPKERPVPTNWAPATSIFSVTLPEKKMARIYRLKCQIAS
- a CDS encoding right-handed parallel beta-helix repeat-containing protein, whose product is MKVNALYGRQGPLPRARGEALKPNRLPIDEETLAQYGPDGPNAIRPRMYHEGTTLFHDRFGFSKGAITPAADLDEAEFLIIPMHQWTMNILPMERIDFDKQIVHLGVPCTYPIGVPHCAPEGSIWLENSLSVMQPGSWVYHEKRGRLYYCPDDDEPGADLEAACLTEFIRIEGVHELDGEQHPVKGVHFRNLAFTRSNRFAFHGLTGKGIQHDWEMHDAPSSMVRLRHAQNCSVTDCHFHQGASGGLRMDLACRGNRVERCEFDHLGGCGVVLCGYGLSHHYLNRENHVVDSHFHHLGEAYWHCSAIFIWQSGDNHIARNYVHDLPYTGIICSGRTVYDRAGKGECSATIHWDDVERQCGKGYVNNAWYHSGLTNWWMREPLMHSRENLIEYNNIHDVMQIMGDGNGIYVSGAGGGNVVRFNVVGPCPSPTMAEGIRCDDDQHQTILHGNLIFSLHGYATGIALKGVNRVTNNILALPLKAPVRGLLSLETGPLNGSVIRRNILLTVMPDHRFVGEIRIHGQGRKARLCDTDSDENIYWCSGTPEASQSWLDGLQSYGVDLHSRSCDPGFMDAENGDFSLKNNAEALELGFQALPLEKMFASQTQAPRFAFRPDT